A single genomic interval of Zobellia nedashkovskayae harbors:
- a CDS encoding PorP/SprF family type IX secretion system membrane protein, producing MRKFIWTLLLLSGIITARGQELNSPQLTQYLADNPFVLSPVYAGIGDHVKIRLNGLTQWVGIKDAPQTQSLAADMRLGEQSGIGLFLYNDKNGYTKQQGARVSFAHHLTLDRYDDEFLSFGLSYNFNQFRIDIDEFVDANLDPGVINNRQTSNHNFDVGVLYRYGKFYISGNASNLLGKDPSNFTFNADEPNELRNYYVYTGYRYRKNKNSDLEIEPSILFKMFESDGRSETDLNLKFRWYNFDDYFYAGVNYRFLNDQIGSPLFIAPFAGLKKNNFYFGYSYQIILNELLTYSTGTHVVTIGVDLFQGLSNCRCTY from the coding sequence ATGCGCAAATTCATATGGACCTTGCTGCTCCTATCCGGCATTATAACCGCTAGAGGTCAGGAGCTCAATTCGCCCCAACTTACTCAATATTTGGCAGATAACCCGTTTGTTCTATCACCAGTTTATGCTGGTATAGGAGACCATGTAAAAATTAGACTTAACGGTCTAACCCAATGGGTGGGCATTAAAGATGCTCCGCAAACACAGTCTTTGGCAGCGGATATGCGACTCGGTGAACAATCTGGTATAGGTCTGTTTTTATATAATGATAAGAACGGTTATACAAAACAACAAGGTGCTAGGGTTTCTTTTGCCCATCACTTGACTCTTGATAGATATGATGATGAGTTTCTATCGTTTGGTCTTTCTTATAACTTTAACCAATTTAGAATAGACATTGATGAATTTGTGGATGCTAATCTTGATCCAGGAGTTATAAACAACCGCCAAACTAGTAACCATAACTTTGATGTGGGTGTTTTATACCGATATGGTAAATTTTATATAAGTGGTAATGCATCTAACCTTTTAGGCAAAGATCCAAGTAATTTTACTTTTAATGCCGATGAGCCTAATGAGTTAAGAAACTATTACGTGTATACCGGTTACCGTTACAGAAAAAATAAGAACAGTGATTTAGAAATAGAGCCTTCTATATTGTTTAAAATGTTTGAAAGTGATGGCCGTTCTGAAACAGATTTAAACTTAAAATTTAGATGGTATAATTTTGATGATTATTTCTACGCTGGTGTAAACTATCGTTTTTTGAATGATCAAATTGGTAGCCCACTCTTTATAGCTCCTTTTGCCGGTCTAAAGAAAAATAACTTCTATTTTGGATATTCATATCAAATAATTCTTAATGAACTACTTACCTACAGTACAGGTACCCATGTTGTAACCATAGGTGTAGACTTGTTCCAAGGGCTTAGTAACTGTCGTTGTACATACTAA
- the folB gene encoding dihydroneopterin aldolase produces the protein MDKVKVSNIRVYAHHGCLKEETAIGSEYLVNVSVDADLTKASISDKLSDTVDYVHINHIVKEEMKIPSKLLEHVGKRILDRIFLEIKIVKKAEVEVSKINPPIGGDVEKVTIVLKQKRKK, from the coding sequence TTGGATAAGGTTAAAGTTAGTAATATAAGGGTATATGCCCACCACGGTTGCTTAAAAGAAGAAACCGCTATAGGAAGTGAATATTTGGTAAACGTATCTGTTGATGCTGATTTAACCAAAGCTTCAATTTCCGATAAATTATCTGACACGGTAGATTATGTTCATATTAACCATATTGTAAAGGAGGAAATGAAAATCCCTTCTAAACTATTGGAACATGTTGGCAAGCGTATCTTAGATCGTATCTTCTTAGAAATAAAAATTGTAAAAAAAGCTGAGGTTGAGGTTTCAAAAATTAACCCTCCTATAGGTGGTGATGTTGAAAAAGTGACCATAGTTTTGAAGCAAAAGCGAAAAAAATAA
- a CDS encoding LysE family translocator, whose protein sequence is MWEDIQAAVPLGFLLSFMIGPVFFVLLETSAIKGFRAAIVFDFGVILADGVFLVIAYFSSYQLLENLSNQPGLYVFGGVILLVYGITTIFKKPPKHIDSDIRVSKSDYLGLFVKGFLLNFINIGVLVFWLGIIIVVGPSLNNDPNRIVVFFSTMVGAYFVTDIFKILLAKQLKKKLTGNRIYLIKKGLGVILIICGIVLIIKGFLPKDQFNIENGIERMEKL, encoded by the coding sequence ATGTGGGAAGATATTCAGGCAGCAGTTCCATTAGGCTTTTTATTAAGTTTTATGATTGGGCCGGTTTTCTTTGTCCTTTTAGAAACAAGCGCAATTAAAGGTTTTAGAGCTGCTATTGTTTTTGATTTTGGAGTTATTCTTGCCGATGGTGTTTTTCTTGTTATCGCTTATTTTAGTAGTTATCAGCTTTTAGAGAATTTAAGTAACCAGCCAGGACTATATGTTTTTGGTGGCGTAATTCTTTTGGTATATGGTATTACCACTATTTTTAAAAAGCCTCCTAAGCATATAGATAGTGATATAAGGGTTAGTAAAAGTGATTATTTAGGTCTCTTTGTAAAAGGTTTTCTGCTCAATTTCATTAACATTGGTGTTCTTGTTTTTTGGCTGGGTATTATCATTGTTGTTGGACCAAGTTTAAATAATGATCCTAATCGTATAGTAGTATTCTTTTCAACCATGGTGGGAGCCTATTTTGTAACCGATATCTTTAAGATTCTATTAGCGAAGCAATTGAAGAAAAAGCTAACAGGAAATAGAATTTATTTGATAAAGAAAGGACTTGGTGTTATTCTAATTATATGTGGTATTGTACTTATTATAAAAGGATTTCTACCTAAAGATCAGTTCAATATAGAGAATGGTATTGAGCGCATGGAAAAGTTATAG
- a CDS encoding head GIN domain-containing protein, whose translation MKKFVLLVICILGLQFSFAQDASMTQDLTKFSEVKAFDGLSVKLIKSDVNKVVISGENIDKVAIVNNDGVLKIRMQLGKIFSGYRTFVDLYYTEDLVVIDVNEDARIASEEIIKQEILELKAQEGGELVINAEVEQMLIKTVTGGSISTIGSSNLQDIVINTGGIYEGKEFKTKFSTINVNAGSRAEIYASDYVKASVKAGGEVLVYGDPKKMDEKTVFGGTVTRM comes from the coding sequence ATGAAAAAGTTCGTTTTGCTTGTCATTTGTATTCTTGGGCTGCAATTTAGTTTTGCCCAAGACGCAAGTATGACACAAGACCTAACTAAATTCTCGGAGGTTAAAGCTTTTGACGGTCTTTCTGTTAAGCTTATAAAATCTGATGTGAACAAAGTGGTCATATCTGGTGAGAATATAGATAAAGTTGCCATTGTTAATAACGATGGTGTACTTAAAATACGAATGCAACTAGGTAAGATTTTTAGTGGATATCGCACATTTGTGGATTTATATTATACTGAAGATCTTGTTGTAATAGACGTTAATGAAGATGCGCGTATTGCCTCTGAAGAAATTATAAAACAGGAAATTCTTGAATTAAAAGCACAAGAAGGTGGAGAATTGGTAATTAATGCCGAGGTAGAACAGATGCTGATTAAAACCGTAACTGGTGGAAGTATATCTACTATTGGTTCCTCTAATTTACAGGATATTGTTATAAACACAGGTGGTATTTATGAGGGTAAGGAGTTCAAAACTAAATTTTCTACCATAAATGTAAATGCAGGATCTCGTGCAGAAATTTATGCATCAGATTACGTAAAGGCTAGTGTAAAAGCTGGTGGCGAAGTATTGGTATATGGTGATCCAAAGAAGATGGATGAGAAAACCGTATTTGGCGGTACTGTAACGCGTATGTAA
- the rnr gene encoding ribonuclease R: protein MSNNKKKARNHKANEITKGIFTVLEKDPKKSFNYKQIAAKLGLDNTQDRNQLIKRLGQLKEKNRIQEEGRGNYMALESTKKYQTGKVDLTGRGNAYVVIEGMDDDVFVQANKVNKAFHGDIVEVYIFPRRKGKKLEGEIANIIERKKTEFVGIVDIQKTFAFVRPTDFRMYTDFFIPKDGIKGANDGDKVIVRLDSWDSKDDSPTGTIIEVLGKPGEHNTEIHAILAEYGLPYDFPTEVERFADTLDTSIKEEEIAKRRDMRDVLTFTIDPKDAKDFDDALSFVVLENGNYEIGIHIADVSHYLVPDTILDDEAYERATSVYLVDRVVPMLPEVLSNNACSLRPNEEKYTFSAIFEMDKDANIKDQWFGRTAINSNERFAYEEAQHIIETKEGSIPKEISIREDAYTVQEDVVEATLEMDRMAKIMRGRRMQEGALSFDKVEVRFNLNEESEPVGVYFKESKDANKLVEEFMLLANRKVAEFIGKQKPKKTFVYRIHDDPNEDKLIALNSIVSRFGHKLDFKDKKSISASLNQLLSDVKGKKEQNLVDTLTIRSMSKAIYTTQNIGHYGLAFDYYTHFTSPIRRYPDVMVHRLLQHYLDGGASVKEEVYEQKCKHSSDMEYLASSAERDSIKYMQIKFMQDHQNQEFVGVISGVTEWGIYVEIIENKCEGMVRISDIKDDYYTFDEKEYAIVGEKTKKTYQLGDEVVVMVKNSDLIKRHLDFSLIGKHE, encoded by the coding sequence ATGTCAAATAACAAGAAGAAAGCTCGTAACCATAAAGCGAACGAGATAACAAAAGGAATCTTTACCGTATTGGAAAAAGACCCTAAAAAGAGTTTCAATTATAAACAAATAGCCGCTAAATTAGGCTTAGATAATACCCAAGACCGTAATCAATTGATTAAAAGGTTAGGGCAACTTAAGGAAAAAAATAGAATACAAGAAGAAGGTAGAGGTAATTATATGGCACTGGAATCAACTAAAAAATACCAAACAGGTAAGGTTGATCTTACAGGACGTGGTAATGCATACGTTGTTATAGAAGGTATGGATGATGATGTCTTTGTACAAGCTAATAAAGTGAACAAAGCTTTTCATGGTGATATCGTAGAGGTATATATATTCCCAAGAAGAAAAGGGAAAAAGCTAGAAGGTGAGATTGCCAATATTATTGAACGTAAAAAGACTGAATTTGTTGGGATTGTAGATATACAAAAGACTTTTGCTTTTGTTCGTCCTACAGATTTTAGAATGTATACAGATTTCTTTATTCCAAAAGATGGAATAAAAGGAGCAAATGATGGCGATAAAGTAATTGTTAGATTAGATAGTTGGGATAGTAAAGATGATTCTCCTACTGGAACCATCATAGAAGTTTTAGGAAAACCAGGAGAACATAATACCGAAATTCACGCCATTTTGGCGGAGTACGGTCTACCCTATGATTTTCCTACCGAAGTAGAACGTTTTGCAGATACCCTTGATACTTCTATTAAAGAAGAAGAGATTGCAAAAAGAAGGGATATGCGAGATGTATTGACCTTTACTATTGACCCAAAAGATGCCAAAGATTTTGATGATGCACTTTCTTTTGTGGTTCTTGAGAACGGTAATTATGAGATTGGTATTCACATTGCCGATGTTTCTCATTACTTGGTTCCGGATACTATTTTAGATGATGAAGCTTATGAAAGAGCTACTTCCGTTTATTTAGTAGATCGTGTGGTTCCTATGCTTCCTGAAGTATTGTCCAATAATGCGTGTTCATTAAGACCAAACGAAGAGAAATACACCTTTTCTGCAATTTTTGAGATGGATAAGGATGCTAATATCAAAGATCAATGGTTTGGTAGAACGGCTATAAATTCTAATGAGCGTTTTGCTTATGAAGAAGCACAGCATATTATAGAAACCAAAGAAGGCAGTATACCAAAAGAAATATCTATCCGCGAAGATGCTTATACCGTTCAAGAAGATGTGGTAGAAGCAACTTTAGAAATGGATCGTATGGCTAAAATCATGCGTGGTAGACGTATGCAAGAAGGTGCACTTTCTTTTGATAAGGTAGAAGTACGTTTTAATTTAAACGAAGAAAGTGAGCCGGTTGGTGTTTACTTTAAAGAATCTAAAGATGCCAATAAGTTAGTTGAAGAGTTTATGTTGTTGGCTAACAGAAAAGTTGCTGAATTCATAGGAAAACAAAAACCGAAAAAGACTTTTGTATATCGTATTCACGATGATCCTAATGAAGATAAACTAATAGCCCTTAATAGCATTGTTTCTAGGTTCGGGCATAAGTTGGACTTTAAAGATAAAAAATCCATTAGCGCGTCTTTAAATCAGCTTTTGAGTGACGTTAAAGGTAAAAAAGAACAGAATTTAGTAGATACGCTTACTATACGTAGTATGAGTAAGGCCATCTATACTACCCAGAATATTGGTCACTACGGTTTGGCGTTCGATTATTATACACATTTTACATCGCCTATTAGAAGATATCCAGATGTAATGGTACATCGTTTATTACAACATTATTTAGATGGTGGTGCCTCTGTTAAAGAAGAAGTTTACGAACAGAAATGTAAGCATTCCTCAGATATGGAATATTTAGCTTCTAGTGCAGAACGTGATTCTATTAAATACATGCAGATTAAGTTCATGCAAGATCACCAAAATCAAGAATTTGTTGGTGTTATTAGTGGTGTTACCGAATGGGGTATTTATGTAGAGATCATTGAGAACAAGTGCGAGGGCATGGTTAGGATCAGCGATATAAAGGATGATTATTATACCTTTGACGAAAAGGAGTACGCAATTGTAGGAGAAAAGACAAAGAAAACCTACCAATTGGGTGATGAAGTTGTAGTTATGGTAAAGAATTCCGATTTAATAAAACGTCATTTGGATTTCTCTTTAATAGGGAAGCATGAGTAG
- a CDS encoding RpiB/LacA/LacB family sugar-phosphate isomerase — MKIAIGNDHAGTDYKLAIVGLLKSMNIEVNNYGTDGADSVDYADFVHPVASDIDKGVVDFGIIICGSGNGASMTANKHQQVRCALCWTKEIVQLSREHNDANILSLPARFISLPQALEMVKTFLDTDFEGGRHERRIEKIPCK, encoded by the coding sequence ATGAAAATAGCTATTGGAAATGATCACGCAGGTACGGATTACAAATTAGCCATAGTAGGTTTACTTAAATCTATGAACATAGAGGTTAATAATTATGGTACCGATGGAGCGGATAGTGTTGATTATGCAGATTTTGTTCATCCCGTAGCTTCAGATATAGATAAAGGTGTTGTTGATTTTGGTATTATTATTTGTGGAAGCGGTAATGGAGCCTCAATGACCGCTAATAAACATCAACAAGTGCGTTGTGCCCTTTGTTGGACCAAAGAGATTGTTCAATTAAGTAGAGAACATAATGATGCTAACATCTTAAGCCTACCCGCTAGGTTTATTTCTCTACCTCAGGCGCTAGAAATGGTTAAGACTTTCTTAGATACAGATTTTGAGGGTGGTAGGCATGAAAGAAGAATAGAAAAAATTCCTTGTAAGTAA
- a CDS encoding cation diffusion facilitator family transporter produces the protein MGHSREDHSHGHSHNHSNLRGRNLIISILLNILITVAQVIGGVVSGSLSLLSDALHNFSDVLSLIVSYIATLLAKRQASTNKTFGYKRAEIIAAFVNAATLIVVAIILIKEASVRFLEPQKIESDVVIWLSLLGIAANGFSVLLLKKDSKSNMNMRSAYLHLLTDMLASVAVLIGGLLMKFYEVYWIDAALTFAIAIYLIFVGYDLLKEATRVLMLFTPNTIQVQQIVEEVGLIDGVKNIHHIHIWQLNEDEVHLEAHVDFNEDIRLSQFDNILQVIEEVVYHKFGINHVTIQPEHGKSDSKQIIVQD, from the coding sequence ATGGGGCATTCTCGCGAAGACCATTCTCATGGGCACAGTCACAACCATTCTAATTTAAGGGGAAGGAATTTAATTATATCTATCCTATTAAATATACTTATTACAGTAGCTCAGGTAATTGGTGGAGTTGTTTCGGGAAGTCTTTCATTGCTTTCGGATGCGCTTCATAATTTTAGCGATGTACTTTCGCTTATTGTTAGTTATATAGCTACCTTATTAGCTAAGAGACAGGCTTCTACCAATAAGACCTTCGGCTATAAACGAGCTGAAATCATAGCAGCTTTTGTAAATGCTGCTACGTTAATAGTTGTAGCTATTATATTAATAAAAGAAGCCTCAGTACGATTTCTTGAACCGCAGAAAATAGAATCTGATGTGGTTATTTGGCTTTCCTTATTGGGCATTGCTGCCAATGGTTTTAGTGTACTCTTGCTCAAAAAAGATTCAAAGAGCAATATGAACATGAGATCTGCTTATCTGCACTTATTAACAGATATGTTAGCATCTGTAGCTGTACTTATTGGAGGCTTGTTAATGAAGTTCTATGAAGTGTATTGGATAGATGCAGCCTTAACCTTTGCCATTGCCATCTATCTTATTTTTGTAGGTTATGATTTATTAAAAGAAGCTACACGTGTGCTTATGCTTTTTACGCCAAATACGATACAAGTACAGCAAATTGTGGAAGAAGTAGGTTTAATAGACGGTGTAAAGAATATTCATCATATACATATTTGGCAATTAAATGAAGATGAAGTACACTTAGAGGCGCACGTAGATTTCAATGAAGACATCAGGCTTTCGCAGTTTGACAACATTCTTCAAGTAATAGAGGAAGTCGTTTATCACAAATTCGGTATCAATCACGTTACTATACAACCGGAACACGGGAAAAGCGACAGTAAGCAAATAATTGTACAAGATTGA
- a CDS encoding GNAT family N-acetyltransferase: MKITVKSFGALTTEELYDILRIRSEVFVVEQECVYQDVDGKDQKALHVIGTRKGELVAYTRIFKPGDYFEEASIGRVVVNPTERKYGYGKEIMRASITAIEKHFKEDVIKLSAQLYLERFYHTLGFDQVGDGYLEDGIPHIGMVRRKK, translated from the coding sequence ATGAAAATAACGGTAAAATCATTTGGAGCGCTCACTACAGAAGAGCTGTACGACATACTAAGAATTAGATCAGAAGTTTTTGTAGTAGAACAAGAATGTGTTTACCAAGATGTAGATGGTAAGGACCAAAAAGCATTACACGTAATAGGAACTAGAAAAGGTGAGTTAGTTGCTTATACCCGAATATTTAAACCAGGAGATTATTTTGAAGAAGCGAGTATAGGAAGGGTAGTGGTAAATCCTACCGAAAGAAAATACGGCTACGGAAAAGAAATTATGAGAGCCTCGATTACAGCTATAGAAAAGCATTTTAAAGAAGATGTTATTAAATTATCTGCTCAGTTATATTTAGAACGCTTTTATCATACACTTGGTTTTGATCAAGTAGGAGATGGTTATTTAGAAGATGGCATACCACATATTGGTATGGTTAGAAGAAAAAAATAA
- the dcm gene encoding DNA (cytosine-5-)-methyltransferase — translation MSKLKAIELFAGVGGFRLGLEKTGQYEVVWSNQWEPSTKAQHASIVYEERFGKENHCNQNISEVSTGVIPDGDVLVGGFPCQDYSVATTLQNSKGLIGKKGVLWWSIHRILSEKKNPPKYLFLENVDRLLKSPSAQRGRDFAIMLKSLDDLGYAVEWRVINAAEYGMPQRRRRIFFLGYHKSTSLYRALKKSSPADWVLSEGTIASAFPVQQTTQKPISFEIKDDLVHISENFNLGEKLSPFQNSGVFINGKVFTVKTQANYDGKRTVLGDVLQNGEVTSEFFIPEEDFHKWEYLKGAKKEVRTAKTGFTYNYSEGGMIFPDALDNASRTIITGEGGKSPSRFKHVVQTKKGLRRLTPVELERLNMFPDNHTLLEGVSDTKRAFFMGNALVVGVVERIGKALADKIEV, via the coding sequence ATGAGCAAACTCAAGGCAATAGAACTTTTTGCAGGGGTCGGAGGATTTCGCCTCGGACTAGAAAAAACCGGACAATATGAGGTAGTCTGGAGTAACCAATGGGAACCTTCTACAAAAGCGCAACATGCTTCTATCGTTTACGAAGAGCGTTTTGGTAAAGAAAACCATTGTAACCAAAACATATCCGAAGTTTCTACAGGTGTTATTCCTGATGGGGATGTACTCGTGGGCGGATTTCCTTGCCAAGATTACTCCGTGGCGACCACTTTACAGAACTCCAAAGGATTAATTGGTAAAAAAGGGGTGTTATGGTGGAGTATTCACCGCATATTATCTGAAAAGAAAAATCCTCCTAAGTACTTGTTTCTTGAAAACGTAGATCGTTTGCTAAAATCGCCATCTGCCCAGCGCGGACGAGATTTTGCCATTATGTTGAAAAGTCTTGATGACTTGGGTTATGCTGTTGAATGGCGCGTTATTAATGCCGCCGAATATGGTATGCCCCAAAGACGTAGGCGCATCTTTTTCTTAGGCTATCACAAATCTACATCACTTTATAGAGCACTTAAAAAGTCCAGTCCAGCAGATTGGGTACTTTCTGAGGGAACAATTGCTTCGGCTTTTCCTGTGCAACAAACCACTCAAAAACCAATTTCTTTTGAAATTAAGGACGATTTAGTACATATCTCAGAAAACTTTAATCTAGGCGAAAAGCTTTCTCCTTTTCAAAATTCAGGGGTTTTCATAAATGGTAAGGTGTTTACGGTAAAAACGCAGGCCAATTATGATGGTAAACGTACCGTTTTAGGAGATGTGCTTCAAAATGGAGAAGTAACATCAGAATTTTTTATTCCAGAAGAGGATTTCCATAAGTGGGAATATCTAAAAGGGGCTAAAAAAGAAGTGCGAACGGCTAAAACCGGATTTACTTATAATTATAGTGAAGGCGGAATGATTTTTCCAGATGCATTGGATAATGCTTCAAGAACTATTATTACTGGTGAGGGCGGAAAGTCCCCGTCTCGATTTAAGCATGTGGTACAGACTAAAAAGGGATTGAGGCGTTTAACACCTGTTGAATTAGAGCGTTTAAATATGTTTCCTGATAATCATACGTTATTAGAAGGTGTAAGCGATACCAAACGGGCCTTTTTTATGGGTAATGCCTTAGTTGTTGGTGTTGTTGAAAGAATTGGCAAGGCACTGGCCGATAAAATTGAAGTTTAG
- a CDS encoding C40 family peptidase has product MKRYKIAVLLTGFLVLFLGSCTEKSKKEAKLLETITQIRKEYAPDKRTALFDVHTYIDTEKYILRGETNMAEAVEALKANLDKQDIKYTSEIEILPSKQLEGKTQAVINISVANLRSNPKHSAELATQATLGTPVRVYKKEENWYYIQTPDKYLSWVNVGGIVLMDEEEAKQYKSTAKLIYTQTAGYSYQDTEATQRVSDLVAGDIIEMTGETDDFFEVQYPDGRKAVVRKEESEPYDIWLEKLEPTQESLVATSKTLMGVPYLWGGTSTKGMDCSGFTKTIFFLNGMVIPRDASQQVHTGKAIDSVKNFDKLQKGDLLFFGREATDSTTEKVVHVGMWIGNNEFIHASEMVRINSMDPNADNYDEHNHNRYLRSKRILKENDEALISLVKNPVFKD; this is encoded by the coding sequence ATGAAGAGATATAAGATAGCAGTTTTGCTCACTGGTTTTTTGGTGTTGTTTTTAGGTTCCTGTACTGAAAAAAGTAAGAAGGAAGCAAAGCTTTTAGAAACTATTACTCAAATAAGAAAAGAATATGCTCCGGATAAAAGAACAGCTCTTTTTGATGTGCACACTTATATAGATACCGAAAAGTATATTTTAAGAGGGGAGACTAATATGGCTGAGGCTGTTGAGGCATTAAAAGCTAACTTGGATAAACAAGATATTAAGTACACCAGTGAAATAGAAATACTACCCTCAAAACAACTTGAAGGTAAAACCCAGGCCGTTATCAATATTTCAGTGGCAAATCTTAGGAGTAATCCAAAACACTCGGCAGAACTGGCAACACAGGCTACATTAGGTACACCGGTAAGAGTGTATAAAAAAGAAGAAAATTGGTATTACATTCAAACGCCTGATAAATATCTGTCATGGGTTAATGTAGGTGGAATTGTTCTGATGGATGAAGAGGAAGCAAAACAATACAAAAGCACAGCAAAGCTAATTTATACCCAAACCGCTGGATATTCATATCAAGATACGGAGGCAACCCAACGTGTTTCTGACTTGGTTGCAGGAGATATTATTGAAATGACGGGCGAGACCGATGATTTTTTTGAAGTGCAGTACCCAGATGGCCGTAAAGCGGTGGTTAGAAAGGAAGAATCAGAACCCTATGATATTTGGTTAGAGAAATTGGAACCAACCCAAGAAAGTCTTGTGGCTACTTCAAAAACTTTAATGGGTGTTCCTTATTTATGGGGAGGAACCTCAACTAAAGGAATGGACTGTAGCGGATTTACTAAAACTATATTTTTCCTTAACGGAATGGTCATTCCCAGAGATGCCTCACAGCAAGTACATACGGGTAAAGCCATTGATTCCGTCAAAAACTTTGATAAGCTACAAAAAGGCGATTTATTGTTTTTTGGAAGAGAAGCAACGGATTCTACCACAGAAAAAGTGGTACATGTAGGTATGTGGATTGGTAATAATGAGTTTATTCATGCCTCAGAGATGGTACGCATAAACAGTATGGATCCCAATGCAGATAATTATGACGAGCATAATCACAACCGTTATCTACGCTCAAAACGCATCTTAAAAGAAAATGACGAAGCCTTGATCAGTTTGGTTAAAAACCCTGTTTTTAAGGATTAG
- a CDS encoding fructosamine kinase family protein, with the protein MDNDLKKHIEYLLCIKIQTMQSVSGGDISVAYLLETETERFFCKVNHGENGYDLFKTEKMGLQTIAQSKTIGVPNILLCEPLEKGGFLVMNYIEPKRPTETDYELLGHQLAALHHNATQDKFGFSSDNYIGNLEQSNSNHTQWAEFYVQERLVPQLQLAKDTGRLNDSEIPSENQLLTTCKNLFPNTKPSLLHGDLWSGNYLISKNGTPYLIDPAVYYGHHEVDLAMTRLFGGFGNSFYNAYQEHFAPIGNEKERTDIYQLYYLLVHLNLFGNSYKASVTEILLRYF; encoded by the coding sequence ATGGATAACGACCTGAAGAAACATATTGAATATTTGCTTTGTATAAAGATTCAAACAATGCAATCTGTTTCTGGGGGTGATATTTCCGTAGCCTACTTACTGGAGACCGAAACGGAACGTTTCTTTTGCAAAGTCAATCATGGGGAAAACGGCTATGACCTGTTCAAGACCGAAAAAATGGGTTTGCAAACCATTGCCCAATCCAAAACCATAGGTGTACCGAATATTTTACTGTGTGAGCCCTTAGAAAAGGGCGGGTTTTTGGTGATGAATTATATCGAACCCAAACGACCCACAGAAACCGACTATGAACTTTTAGGTCATCAATTGGCTGCATTGCACCATAATGCTACACAAGATAAATTTGGGTTTTCTTCCGACAACTATATTGGCAATCTTGAGCAGTCCAATTCAAATCACACACAATGGGCTGAATTTTATGTTCAAGAACGACTTGTTCCCCAATTGCAACTAGCAAAAGATACTGGCAGGCTGAATGATAGCGAAATTCCTTCCGAAAACCAGCTTTTAACAACTTGTAAAAATCTATTTCCCAACACAAAACCATCTTTATTGCATGGCGATTTATGGAGCGGCAATTACCTTATATCAAAAAACGGTACCCCTTATTTAATAGACCCAGCGGTGTATTACGGCCATCATGAAGTAGATTTGGCCATGACCCGTCTTTTTGGAGGTTTTGGCAATTCTTTCTACAATGCTTATCAAGAACATTTTGCACCAATTGGTAATGAAAAAGAAAGAACGGATATCTACCAACTTTACTATCTCTTGGTACACCTCAACCTTTTTGGAAACTCGTACAAAGCCTCAGTTACGGAAATACTGCTGCGTTATTTTTAA